A genomic segment from Comamonas terrigena NBRC 13299 encodes:
- a CDS encoding type I secretion system permease/ATPase yields MPAPHTVHDDPLLACLVEITRIHGNPLTAQALSSGLPLVNQRLTPSLLARAAQRAHCTARVVRRHLDHLPAELLPAIVLLKGDRAALLLQVQADGRLLMQYPESEGAVLVEREVLQAQYAGVMCFVRPQFRLEKRSIQAGTEARSSHWFWAVIWENWRLYRDALVAAVLINVFALAMPMFSMNVYDRVVPNNAFETLWVLAIGIGLVLLFNFALSTLRSYVVDTASKRVDVKLSAQIMERVLDLRMEARPASVGSFASNLRSFESVRDFIASASLTTLVDLPFVLLFLAVLAWISPWMLIPPVVAIAAVLAVSFAAQARMEAMTIKTFQAASQRNAVLVESLTNLEAVKTLNAQGSVQRLWESSTEYLAYMGGKIKLISSATVNFVQTMQQMVSVAVVVIGVYLVQDASLSMGGIIAASMIAGRCLAPLGQVAGLMMQYQNARTSLNSIDNYMKMPVERSQDKEYVSRPNLQGAIEFRNVSFSYPGSKQPVLSNLSLKVAAGERVGIIGRIGSGKSTLEKLVLGLYQPTEGAVLVDGVDVRQIDPSDLRRAIGHVPQDPMLFYGSLKHNLLIGAPFASEDDMLRAAHLAGVNEFADQHPDGYDMPIGERGESLSGGQRQSIAVARAMIHDPAVLLLDEPSSNLDNQSEAMLRRRLMEAGKGKSMLLVTHRTALLELVDRLIVVDGGKIVADGPKDQVVQALKQGRIGSVAGRA; encoded by the coding sequence ATGCCGGCACCCCATACGGTGCATGACGATCCCTTGCTGGCCTGCCTGGTCGAAATCACGCGCATCCATGGCAATCCACTGACTGCGCAGGCCTTGAGCAGCGGCTTGCCTTTGGTGAACCAGCGCCTGACGCCATCATTGCTGGCACGGGCAGCACAGCGTGCACACTGCACGGCTCGTGTGGTGCGCCGCCACCTGGACCATCTGCCGGCGGAGCTGCTGCCGGCCATCGTATTGCTGAAAGGTGACCGCGCGGCCCTGCTGCTGCAGGTGCAGGCCGATGGGCGGTTGCTAATGCAGTACCCGGAGTCTGAAGGCGCGGTGCTGGTGGAGCGGGAGGTGTTGCAGGCCCAGTACGCCGGCGTGATGTGCTTTGTGCGTCCGCAGTTCCGGCTGGAAAAGCGTTCCATCCAGGCCGGAACGGAGGCGCGCAGCAGCCACTGGTTCTGGGCCGTGATCTGGGAGAACTGGCGCCTGTACCGTGATGCGCTGGTGGCCGCAGTGCTGATCAATGTGTTTGCATTGGCCATGCCCATGTTCTCCATGAATGTGTACGACCGGGTCGTACCCAACAATGCGTTTGAAACCCTGTGGGTGCTGGCGATCGGCATCGGCCTGGTGCTGCTGTTCAACTTTGCGCTGAGCACCTTGCGTTCCTATGTGGTGGATACCGCCAGCAAGCGTGTGGACGTCAAGCTGTCCGCCCAGATCATGGAACGGGTGCTGGACCTGCGCATGGAGGCGCGGCCCGCTTCGGTGGGCTCGTTTGCGTCGAACCTGCGCTCGTTTGAATCGGTGCGCGACTTCATTGCCTCGGCCAGCCTGACCACGCTGGTCGATCTGCCGTTTGTGCTGCTGTTCCTGGCCGTGCTGGCCTGGATCTCGCCGTGGATGCTGATTCCGCCGGTGGTGGCGATTGCCGCCGTGCTGGCCGTGTCGTTTGCCGCCCAGGCACGCATGGAAGCCATGACCATCAAGACCTTCCAGGCGGCTTCGCAGCGCAATGCGGTGCTGGTGGAGTCGCTGACCAATCTGGAAGCCGTCAAGACCCTGAACGCCCAGGGCAGCGTGCAGCGCCTGTGGGAGAGCTCCACCGAATATCTGGCCTACATGGGCGGCAAGATCAAGCTGATCTCCTCGGCCACGGTGAACTTTGTGCAGACCATGCAGCAGATGGTGTCTGTGGCAGTGGTGGTGATCGGTGTCTATCTGGTGCAGGACGCATCGCTTTCCATGGGTGGCATCATCGCAGCCTCCATGATTGCAGGGCGCTGCCTGGCGCCGCTGGGGCAGGTGGCAGGGCTGATGATGCAGTACCAGAACGCGCGCACCTCGCTGAACTCCATCGACAACTACATGAAGATGCCGGTGGAGCGCTCGCAGGACAAGGAATATGTCAGCCGCCCGAACCTGCAGGGGGCGATCGAGTTCCGCAACGTCAGCTTCTCCTACCCCGGCAGCAAGCAGCCGGTGCTCAGCAATCTGTCGCTGAAAGTGGCTGCCGGTGAGCGTGTGGGCATCATCGGCCGCATTGGATCGGGCAAGAGCACCCTCGAAAAGCTGGTGCTGGGCCTGTACCAGCCGACCGAAGGTGCGGTGCTGGTGGATGGGGTGGACGTGCGCCAGATCGACCCCAGCGACCTGCGCCGCGCCATCGGCCACGTGCCCCAGGACCCCATGCTGTTCTACGGCAGCCTCAAGCACAACCTGCTGATCGGTGCGCCGTTTGCCAGCGAAGACGACATGCTGCGCGCCGCCCACCTGGCCGGTGTGAACGAATTTGCCGACCAGCACCCCGATGGCTACGACATGCCCATCGGTGAGCGCGGCGAGTCCTTGTCGGGCGGCCAGCGCCAATCCATTGCGGTGGCGCGCGCCATGATCCATGACCCGGCAGTGCTGTTGCTGGACGAACCCAGCAGCAACCTGGACAACCAGAGCGAAGCCATGTTGCGCCGCCGCCTGATGGAGGCCGGCAAGGGCAAGAGCATGCTGCTGGTGACACACCGCACCGCATTGCTGGAACTGGTGGACCGCCTGATCGTGGTGGATGGCGGAAAGATTGTGGCCGATGGTCCCAAGGACCAGGTGGTTCAGGCCCTCAAGCAAGGTCGTATCGGAAGCGTGGCAGGGCGGGCATGA
- a CDS encoding TolC family outer membrane protein: MQRKPIAQLIITMGAATLAWGAAAQTASNSNVLQLPKAVEKAVTTHPEVRARYQDFVSSLEGQNIARGGWRPQVTAQGWVGKEWRSHMPGQSNYDWNRPGWNLDLRQLIFDGGITTNNIRQWGYEKLSGYYELMATSNNLANEAVAAYLDVQRYREMRSMARENYSMHEGTLSQLRERQQSGVGRGVDLEQANGRLALAQTNLMTESNNLNDVTQRYRRVIGEYPVADLDPVPDITAQLPNAGTTQNFVESLRGNPSLLSKQALVQAAQAGEKSAKGSRAPLVELRAGVGRDRTQPDGIYRDMQTANVQVLMTYNLYRGGADEARVRQTIAQGYAARDVADYTCRNIQQELSVSWNNIVRLRQQLPFLREHELSTSKVKVAYQQQFQIGQRSLLDLLDTENELFDARRSLLNAQYDLKKQEYQWLALSNKLLTTLGLAQPHAGDLPEEQQSLVLPDDLLQACMTPLPDTTNLAPVVAYGDGDKPPVLKTK; encoded by the coding sequence ATGCAACGTAAACCCATCGCACAACTCATCATCACCATGGGCGCAGCCACGCTGGCCTGGGGTGCCGCGGCGCAAACCGCCAGCAACAGCAATGTGCTGCAATTGCCCAAAGCCGTGGAAAAAGCCGTGACCACGCACCCCGAGGTGCGCGCGCGCTATCAGGATTTTGTTTCTTCGCTGGAAGGTCAAAACATCGCCCGTGGCGGCTGGCGTCCCCAGGTGACGGCCCAGGGTTGGGTGGGCAAGGAGTGGCGCAGCCACATGCCTGGCCAGTCCAACTATGACTGGAACCGTCCGGGCTGGAACCTGGATCTGCGCCAGCTGATTTTTGATGGTGGCATCACCACCAACAACATCCGCCAGTGGGGCTATGAAAAGCTGTCGGGCTATTACGAACTGATGGCGACCAGCAACAACCTGGCCAACGAGGCGGTGGCCGCCTATCTGGATGTGCAGCGCTACCGCGAAATGCGCAGCATGGCGCGCGAGAACTACAGCATGCACGAAGGCACGCTGAGCCAGTTGCGCGAACGTCAGCAGTCCGGTGTGGGCCGTGGCGTCGACCTGGAGCAGGCCAATGGCCGTCTGGCATTGGCGCAGACCAATCTGATGACCGAGAGCAACAACCTCAACGATGTGACGCAGCGCTACCGCCGTGTGATCGGGGAATATCCAGTGGCCGATCTGGATCCGGTGCCGGATATCACGGCACAGCTGCCCAATGCCGGTACGACGCAGAATTTTGTCGAATCCCTGCGCGGCAACCCCAGCCTGCTGTCCAAGCAGGCGCTGGTGCAGGCCGCCCAGGCGGGTGAGAAATCGGCCAAGGGCTCGCGCGCTCCGCTGGTGGAACTGCGCGCTGGCGTGGGGCGCGACCGCACCCAGCCGGACGGCATCTACCGCGACATGCAGACCGCCAATGTGCAGGTGCTGATGACCTACAACCTGTACCGCGGCGGTGCCGATGAGGCGCGCGTGCGCCAGACGATTGCCCAGGGCTATGCGGCGCGCGATGTGGCGGATTACACCTGCCGCAACATCCAGCAGGAGCTGTCGGTGTCGTGGAACAACATCGTGCGTCTGCGCCAGCAACTGCCTTTCCTGCGTGAGCACGAGCTGTCCACCAGCAAGGTGAAAGTGGCCTATCAGCAGCAGTTCCAGATTGGCCAGCGCTCGCTGCTGGACTTGCTGGATACCGAGAACGAGCTGTTCGATGCACGCCGTTCGCTGCTCAACGCGCAGTACGACCTGAAGAAGCAGGAGTACCAGTGGCTGGCGCTGTCGAACAAGCTGCTGACCACGCTGGGTCTGGCACAGCCGCATGCAGGGGATCTGCCTGAAGAGCAGCAGTCCCTGGTGCTGCCGGATGATCTACTGCAAGCTTGCATGACTCCATTGCCTGACACTACCAATCTGGCTCCTGTCGTAGCGTATGGTGACGGGGACAAGCCCCCTGTGCTGAAAACCAAGTAG